The genomic interval cagatctgttcaataggattcaagtctggactttgacttggccagtccatcagttccagtactccggattcctttttcttggtcaagtagtctctgcacagctaTGCAGTgtgcttggggtcattgtcttcttggtatatgaacccacgaccaatcaggttcaatccagaagggattccatgatgcaccaagatgttgtggtagaccttgttcatgataccgtcgattttaactaatttgcccatgccgtttccacaaatggaaccccCATACCATCAAATGCAAATCTTTTGTTCGCTCactttgcattttgtaaattgataaaaataaacaatcattatttatatttttgaaagcattcttagtttacattttttcacacctgcctaaaacttatatatatatatatatatatatatatatatatatatatatatatatatatatataatgtagttCAGTCTGTGCTTCCTGTCTGCACATTCACTCCAGTTTGTCTCTCATGTATTTTGTCTACTACATAATACTATATCATAATCCAGCTGGGCCTTTCTGCAGATCAGAGGGAATAGTCCCACTTGGACCCTTCAGGGGCTCCCTAGATCTGTCAGTTTCCTGTTACGTCGCATGTATTATTATGAACATAATAATTATCAACACAACACACTTATCAGAAATTGAAACGCATCATCTGTCCTCTGCTGACCGGTAGGCGGCAGTAATGAGCCGTCACACCTCCAGGCTGCcggaaacagagaggaagatctTCCGGGTGTTCAGGTGGTAGGTGGATGTTGTTCTGCTGCGGGTCAAATCAATCAGGGACGAATATTCCTCCTTTAAATCATTTCTCTCGTTATTTTACCGAGACGTTTATGTGTTCAGTTGAATGACCTGTGATATCCGTTAACCGGATCTCAGTCACGGTCCTCCCGCAGTTTGTCCCCACTCCGACCCTCTGATGGCCTCCAGGCGGCCGGACAGCTTCGACGGGCTCGGCTACCGCGGCCGCGACGACCCGCTGTATGGAGCCAGCTACCCGGTTAGAAGCGCCGGAGGCCCCGCGGAGCTGCAGCACCACCACTGGGTCACCACGCCGCCGGACATCCCCGGTAGCCGAAACCTGCACGGAGAGCGTACACCTCACTACGACGAGCCGCTGGGAGAGCCCGGAGGTTCAGGAGCCACAGCCGCCTGGGACGCTCCGCAGCCGGGCGTACCGCCTGCCGGTAGGTCGGATAGATGGTTAGCTAGCAGGCtaataataattaacaaattaaattaacaaattgcgtttgtgttgtgtttagtAGTCGAATTAATGATGAATTTTTCTTGTTATTGCAGAGCAGATGAATCGATTTGCAGGCTTTGGAATCGGACTCGTCAGGTTGTAAATTATTTCTTATTAATATTAACATCATAGTCATAATCGTATGATACACGTGTTATTATGACTCTTACACAGGCGGTCTGACAGCAACTAATGTCAATCATCATAACATCAGTCCCTAACAGATGTCTGCTGAGCCTGACAGACAATACTCAGGGATCCATTTGGGAGTTCAAAATAAGTGTCATTAAATAaacctacctgtctgtctgcagtctgttCACAGAGAACGTCCTTGCCCACCCCTGTATCGTCTTCCGCAGACAGTGTCAGGTATCGGCTCACCTTCTTATCAATAACTGATCAATAACTACTCATCTCCTCCAGATtgactctctgtgtgtcactgagaggaattcaaatgtgtttctgtgtgaaacaCCGTATATGAATTATTGTCTCAGTTTTAattattgtaatatatatattattacattttgtgaaCAGTTTTAAATTCAATAATTTTTAAActtgtatataaaatattaacaacATACTTCAAAGTGGCAACAGACATCAGTAAACACCCTCCGAGCTTCACTCTTGttttcttcaccttcttctcCTCCGTCAACAGGGCTCTTTTTCCTTTGTAGAGTTTCCACAGTTACTCCGGTTGTTCCACCGTCTGCTACAGGAGGATAGCTCCTGACAGCTACAGGGAAAACATAAGCCAtccactttttatttgttttaaagaacTTTATTGAAACAGTTAAACAACACGTTTACAGCAGCTTATGTAAAAGCCGTGGACGTATAAAGAGAAGGTAAcagtgttttggtgtcagtGGTGGACGCACTTCCTTTGTGCCGTAAATGGAGCCTTCAGTCTCCCGGGAGATCGTCCCCGGTGGACCTGCACAGAcctgcacagagacagagaggcttaTAGGGAACCAGTCGAAACACTGATGGTGTCATTATTCTACAGCCGTTACATCGTGTTCAACGTTTACCTCATGAAACAAACTCGTCTGTTGCCACTTTAAAGAACCTGAGATATCAACCTTGAACATTAAAGgatcatttcagtgtttttcctccttaaataaaaatatcgtgacttctttatttcttttgctgactttttttctatttaaaaaatctgatgTAGAAGTGTAGAAGTGAGATGCACTTAAAgtttaatgattttaattatGTGTGAAACATAAATCATGTACATTCTTATATTTACagctttgtatttttatttcataattttttGTGATAGTAGTATAGAAATCATTAACGTTTCATCTTTTAAGTATAATAAATCGACATAACCCTGTTTTtgttcctcctgctgctctctgattggctgtatGTCTCAGGTGAACTACCACGGCCGCTGTTACCACCTGACTCCGTTCAGCGCCGTCGCCGTCATGTATGCCATCACCAAGGCTCAGGTAAAGGCCACGAAACAGATGTAAATGTTGATGTAACAAACTAGGACGCAGCAGCGGTGAGAGACGAGAGGAACAACAAAATAATCGAGTAATCAATCGTCTGATCAGGTATCAATAACGTGTTGTCGTCGTTCAGGGTCCGAAGGCTCTCTGGAAGGGGATGGGCGGCACCTTCATCGTTCACGGCATCACGCTGGGAGCTGAGGGCATCATCAGCGAGCTCACACCGTTACCACGGTAACCACCCACTCTACTCATGCTACTGTAGTATTGGTGTCATATTACTGCAGTACTACagagtgttttctgtctgcagggagCTTCCTCACAGGTGGAGCTGGAAACAGTTGGCTGGACATTTAGtgcttaaagggtcagttcacttCTTCTACTGAATGAAAGAGCAGATCAAACAAACATGTGATCTGAATCCTTCCTGCAGAATctactttacatttctgtataTTTAATCTGAAGtcgcatctctctctctctctctctgtctacgCTCTGTATCTATGTCTCTCGCCCACAGGTTAACAGCTGTGGTGGCTCTTCCATTTTACTGCGCCAGCCTCATCGAGACGGTCCAGGTCACTATTAATTATTGaaatttattaaaatgtttatctTTAATCATCTGtctggttattattattattcatttttatcaaGAATGTTTGATGGGAATATAGTTTCTGAAcagttaatttatttattatgttaagGACAACAAACAGGAATAAACATCTCTGTAAATAAGCCGGTGTTAGCCAACTGGCCTCTGCGTTCCTCTCTCATACATTTAATAACAGCAGGCCTGTATTAGAGACTGGCCTTCATTTCTAATTCCTTCTGTTTGAGTATGTTACTCATATTTTAGTATGAAGCCTCCTtgttcaaaatgtaattatgtaaatgtaataagattaaaaacacaagagtttgttgttttaaacaagaaaatgttcgtcattatttatcaaaatgactttagatacaaacaaaaaagatgaaaacaaacaggtggTTGATTTTAAAGCGGGCCCTTGTGTTGAAGCTTCCTCTCGTGTTTCCACAGAGTGAGATCGTCCGTGACGACTCGTCCTCCGGTCTGCTGGATTGTGTCCGTGAAGGTTTGACTCGGTTGTTGGGCGTCGGAGCTCCTCACAGTCGCCGCCTGCTTCCTCTCGGCTCTCTGCTGCTTCCCGCCGCGCTGCACGCCGTTCTGCGATATGCCATCGCCGCCTCCGTCCAGCGGGCAGCGCTGTGGCTGCACCAGCGGGGCAGGAAGCAGCGGGCGGACCCGTCCAACCCGCTGGACGCCTACTTCCCCGAGCTTGCGGCATCGTGGGCGGGGTCTCTGGTGGCCGACATCATGCTGTTTCCTCTGGAGACGGCGCTGCACCGCCTCGGCCTTCAGGGCACGCGTACCATCATCGACGCAACCGACGGCGTGGTTGCCGCGGGGAACGGTGGCAGTCCGCTGGTCCTGCCCGTCAACACACAGTACGACGGCTTCTCCGACTGCCTCCACGCCATCCGCCGCAAGGAGGGCGTGACTGGGTTTTACCGTGGCTTCGGAGCGCTGGTGGCACAGTACGCGCTGCACGGAGCGCTGCTGGCTGCCGCCAGGACTCtactgaggctgctgctgctggaggggaGGGCCAGCTAGAggtgttgccatggagacgcAGCATCACTTCCTGTACAGGGCTCAGCTGTTTCCACATCTCGTTCATCGATTCATCTCTGCTGAGTGTGACATATTATTGCGGTCAACATGAcgacaaaacattttctcactttctgttttcagtGAGAAAAGTTCTGATTTAAAAAGATGAAGTGATGTAACTGCAAATATTTGTTCTGTCATGGTGGCTGAttggtggtaaaaaaaaacaaaaacaccaaaataatataataataatgataatagagCCGAAATATGAGTTTAGAAAACTGTGTCCAGAaagtaaaactacaaataaaaacgCAAAAACTTCAGAGAAAAGTCGTTCTGTAAGTTTAATGAAGTCATCATGTGATTGTTCGCATGTTGACAGGACTTACACTACACTACTACACACAACCATCCTGACAACGGCCTAGCAACCACCTGTTACCTACCTACCTAACAACAGCAAGGAACATTACAGATGACACCTAGCAACCACTAAGCAACACCATAGCAACCAACTGAAATGCCTTGCAAGCACCTGTTCCCGACCTAGCAACTGTCAGGAACACCATAGCAACCAAAGAGTAGCCACTTTGGGCTGCCATAGCAACCAGTGGAAAAACTCTTGCAACCACCTATTTCCAACCTAGTAACCGCCAGGATCCAACTCACACCTCAGCTCCTTTCAGTTCTTATAGTTCAGTGGGGGTCAGAGCTTAGACTTTAACTGATGTTTCACCTCAACTCCTTTCAGTGGTTACTGTGGACGTGCTTTAATCCTTTAGTCCTTTCCAGTTTTTCCAGAAATCACACCAActtttcttcagtagaaagctCCAGGTCATGTTTAGCCTaccttagcacaaagactggaagcagggggaaactgttgGCCttgtcaaaacagaaaaaaagatcagGTCGGATTTACGTTTTGACTCTGAAAGTTTGTCACTTCCAGCctgcaaacaaaatgttgtgttggttgtttgttgccatggaaatgcAGTATCACTTCCTGTTCCAGCATGAAGGCATGAACTCATGAACCTGTGTTCAaatattctgtttgtgtttaaatacTTACAGCTGAGTGTTCGCCTACAGTCCACGTGTATCTCTAGCTGCTGCGTAATGATCAGTATGTGTTTCATAAGTTCTGATGTACATGAATACCTTCAGAGAAAAGTTCAACATCATCAGCCAACAGCgaattaaagaaaatgtttgggACGTGAAgccactttttatttatataaagttgtaaaaatgaaataaagttctatgtattaaaagaaatataGATTTAGATTAATTTATATGACTCATATTTAAATcaatattcaaatcaaatgaGTGAAGAATAAATTAATCAGTTAAAGACTGAATTTGATGTTgcatttttgaaataaatgtttgcagAAAAAGACAATTTTATTCACACCTAAAAACAGTctgaaagatgaaaaacattcagttaaagtgtgttttttttaaatccctgaCTCTGCACttgtttatattgtgttgtatttttgttgtaaatgtcaCATGTTGAAACTTTGCTGTcgaaaaataaaatctctgaACTCTGAgaagtttttctcttttgaaacAAGAAAGCTTTGtgaatttgttttcatctgaagTAAAATCAGCTCTGTGTGGAGACGAGGCTGCATGTTCAGTTTAACACAATCAACAAATAGAAGTTATAAGGGTCAGAACGTCACGTATAACGTCactaataaatgtaaatgtatgttagGAACTTCTTCagtgtcagtttgtttttctttgtgaaaataCCATAAATAAGCTGTTTACTTCATAGGTTTCTATTGGTTTGATATAATTGAAATATATATCGTATTcattttttggtttttacatcaaaacaaaatgtttgtatgttgttcATGTCATGaaattttttaataaaaacatgatgcattgcTTAAAtcgtgtttgtttttattattttacatacacactcatcttactttcttaataataataatattgaatttaatttgCTTGTGACATTTTGCGTTCAATTGTAATTCCAGACAATTTTTCCGTGATCGgattatt from Enoplosus armatus isolate fEnoArm2 chromosome 18, fEnoArm2.hap1, whole genome shotgun sequence carries:
- the slc25a46 gene encoding mitochondrial outer membrane protein SLC25A46 produces the protein MASRRPDSFDGLGYRGRDDPLYGASYPVRSAGGPAELQHHHWVTTPPDIPGSRNLHGERTPHYDEPLGEPGGSGATAAWDAPQPGVPPAEQMNRFAGFGIGLVSLFTENVLAHPCIVFRRQCQVNYHGRCYHLTPFSAVAVMYAITKAQGPKALWKGMGGTFIVHGITLGAEGIISELTPLPRELPHRWSWKQLAGHLVLKGLTAVVALPFYCASLIETVQSEIVRDDSSSGLLDCVREGLTRLLGVGAPHSRRLLPLGSLLLPAALHAVLRYAIAASVQRAALWLHQRGRKQRADPSNPLDAYFPELAASWAGSLVADIMLFPLETALHRLGLQGTRTIIDATDGVVAAGNGGSPLVLPVNTQYDGFSDCLHAIRRKEGVTGFYRGFGALVAQYALHGALLAAARTLLRLLLLEGRAS